In Streptomyces sp. NBC_01231, the sequence ACGTTCCGCCAGTACCAGTGCGAGGTGATCCCAGGCCTCATGCAGACGGAGGCGTACATCGGTGAGCTCCACAAGACGGGAGCTCACATGTCGGCCGATGACATCGACAGGGCCGTCCATGTACGCATGGAGCGCCAGGCCATGTTGACGCGAGCTGACGCCCCGGACGCGTGGTTCATCGTGAACGAGGGCGCTCTGCACAACGTCGTGGGGGATCGGGCATTGATGCGGGAGCAACTTGAACGTGTCCTGGACACAATCGAGTTGCCGAGTGTGACCTTGCAGGTGCTCCCTTTCGACTCGGGCACCTGTCCGGCCACGGGCTCCTTCACGATGCTTGGGTTCCCTGACCAGGAAGATCCGGACCTGGTCTACCGGGACGGCATTACCGATGCCGTGTACTTGGAAGGCGAGCATCATGTTCGTGAGTACACGAGGGCGTTCGACGGCTTGCGGGCGGCGGCCCTCAGTCCTCAGCGTTCCACCCAGCTGATCAACTCCGTACTGAAGGAACACACACGGTGAGCATTGCAGAGCCCGAGGACGTCGGTCACCCGATGTGGTTCACGTCGACGTACAGCAATGGCGCGGGAGGCGAGTGCGTCGAGTGCGCGTGGATCGGCACACGTGCGCTTGTACGCGACTCCAAGAGCGCGGGTAGCCCAGTGGTCATGGTTCGGAGTGGCGCTTGGTCCTCCTTCGTGGAGGCCCTGAGCCACGGCAGGTTGGCGCAGCACCGGTCCTCTTGAAGGCCACGGAGTCGGAGCAGCCAGTTGCTGAGCCAGGGCGCAGGCAGCCGAGCACTCCCTTTCCGTGCTCGGCGAGAACAACTCTCCACCGGTCAGCGAGGAGCAATTATCAATACTTGCGATCGGACAGCAATCAAGGCCACAGCATCTGCTTGGTCCACCCGTCGGGTGTAGGCAGGTAGACGAGCCGGGTGTGGCGGCGCTGCTTGTCGCCCTGCCAGAACTCCACCGACTCCGGGCGCACCGAGTACAGCGTCCAACCTGGCGCCACGAGGTCCGGCTCGCTCTTGAGTCGCGTGAGCGATTCCTTCACCTGCGCGTCCCTCTCGGCGAGATCCGCGAGCGGTTGCGATTGCCGGCCGAGCAGGGCTTCCGCCCGTGCCCCCTCACTGCGGCCGAGGAAGTCCGCAGCGCACAGTTCAGGGCTCTCTTGCACAACCGGTCCGCGTACCCGGACCTGGCGGGCGAGCTGTGCCCAGTAGAAGGTCAACGCCGCATAGGGGCGGGCAGCGAGGTCGCGGCCCTTGAGGCTGCTCGCGTCCGAGGCGAACTGCCAGCCCTCGGGGCTCACGTCCTTGAGGATGAGTACACGGGCGGTCGGATCACCGCCGGCGTCCGCCGTGGCCAGCGTCATGGCATGCGGCTCCTTCACCCCGGCGCTCAACGCCTTGAGCAACCACTCGATGAACAGCTCGGACGGCGTGTCCGGCGCAATCGACGGGTCGAACCCGGGAAGG encodes:
- a CDS encoding DUF397 domain-containing protein, whose translation is MSIAEPEDVGHPMWFTSTYSNGAGGECVECAWIGTRALVRDSKSAGSPVVMVRSGAWSSFVEALSHGRLAQHRSS
- a CDS encoding pyridoxal 5'-phosphate synthase, which codes for MTGAGNLRQTLRDIEVFAGDLPGFDPSIAPDTPSELFIEWLLKALSAGVKEPHAMTLATADAGGDPTARVLILKDVSPEGWQFASDASSLKGRDLAARPYAALTFYWAQLARQVRVRGPVVQESPELCAADFLGRSEGARAEALLGRQSQPLADLAERDAQVKESLTRLKSEPDLVAPGWTLYSVRPESVEFWQGDKQRRHTRLVYLPTPDGWTKQMLWP
- a CDS encoding helix-turn-helix domain-containing protein; this encodes MAGSPTARRRRLSIELKKLRENSTLTCAQVGGALDWSGSKVNRMETGSGRVQPSDIDALCRFYGTTDELRDFLKSLAREAKTRGWWQVHGSGVPEWFNIYIGLEQEASTFRQYQCEVIPGLMQTEAYIGELHKTGAHMSADDIDRAVHVRMERQAMLTRADAPDAWFIVNEGALHNVVGDRALMREQLERVLDTIELPSVTLQVLPFDSGTCPATGSFTMLGFPDQEDPDLVYRDGITDAVYLEGEHHVREYTRAFDGLRAAALSPQRSTQLINSVLKEHTR